The sequence CAACGTCGCCGGCCCAGAGGTCACCCGTGAGCGGGTCGAACGAGAAGCGCCAGGGGTTGCGCAGGCCGTAGGCCCAGATCTCCGGCCGCGCGTCCGCCCGACCCACGAACGGGTTGTCTGGCGGGATCCGGTACGGCGCCGCTTGGCCCGGGCCTGCGACATCGATCCTCAGGATTTTGCCCAGCAGGACGTTCAGGTTCTGCGCGCGGTTGCCGGGGTCATTGGCCGAACCGCCGTCCCCGAGGCCCACGTAGAGGTAGCCGTCCGGGCCGAATGCGATCTGTCCGCCCTTATGGTTCGGGAAGGGCTGAGGGAACTCCAGCAGAACCGTCTCTGACCCGGGATCGGCGCGCGAGCGGTCCGCGGACGCCATGAAGCGCGAAAGAACGGTGCGCCGTTCTCCGGGCCTGGCGCTGTAGTAGAGGTAGAGGGCGCCGCTGCGCGCGAAGTCCGGCGCGAAGGCGAGGCCGAGCAGGCCTTCTTCGTTGCCGCTCGTGCTCACGCGCTCGCTGATGTCCAGGAAGACGCTCGCGCTCTGCGCGTCCGGCCGGTCCTGGAAGACCCAAACGATGCCTCGCTGTTCCGTAACCACGAAGCGCCGAGAACCATCGGGGACTTCGTACATGCCCGTCATCCGGGTGAAGCTGAGCGCCGGGAACACCCGCTCCAGCGCCACCGGAGCCAGCGCCGCCGACGAAGCGGCCGTTGGCGTGGGCGATGCGGCAGCGCCCGCGCCCGTCGGAGCCGGGACAGCGCTCCCGTTAGTCTGCTGCTGAGCCGGAGATGGTGCGGCATCCCCGTCTCCGCAGGCTGCCAGGGCTGCCGCGACGATCAGGACGGAAGCAAGGCGTCTCGCTATCACCAGCCCTCCACGAAAGATCCCCGCGGCCGATCGCCCCCCGCGCGCGGGAGCGCCTCTCTTAACACTTACGTCCTCGACAGCCGGGGCGGCTCAAACGGCCGTAAAACGAGTGTAAATCCCTGCGTCGAAGCGGCGCCCGCCGCAACGTTGACTGCCGCGCCCTCAGCCGAAAAGATCGCCTCATGTCCGGACCTCCCTGGTCCCGCGTGCTGCTCCTGTCCGTCGTCCTGACCGCCGTGTCCCTGGCAGCGGCGTGCGGCGATGATGACAAGCCCGGGCCGACGCCGACCGAAGGGCCGGCCGCCGGCAGCGGTCGCGCCGTCGCCGCCGCCCGCACGGCGCTGGCGCAGTGGCTTGGACCCGTGGGCGACCCCACGGCGATTACCTTGAAGTCAGTCGAGGCGGTCACCTGGCGCGATGGCTGTCTGGAGCTGGCCCGCGCCGGCCAGGGCTGCACACTGGCCCTGGTCGAGGGCTTCCGGGTGCGACTCGGGCTCGGGAGTGCCACCTACGAGGTGCGCACGGACCAGAGCGGCGGCATCGCGCGCTGGGCCCCGGGCCGCAGGCCCTGGTGCGCTTCAATGAGGCCGGTCCCAGCGTCCTCGAGTTCACGACCGACGATGGCCGCCCGCTCGTGGCGCAAGCCGTGCCCGGCACGCAGTTCGGCGTGCCGGCTCGCGACCTCTGCCGGGGCGACCCGGTGTCGATTGCGGTCGCTGATGCGTGGTGGAGGACGTCCTTTTCAGCCACCCTGCTGTCGCGGACGTCGCCGTCATCGGAGTGCCGGACGCGCAGTG comes from Dehalococcoidia bacterium and encodes:
- a CDS encoding PQQ-dependent sugar dehydrogenase, producing the protein MIARRLASVLIVAAALAACGDGDAAPSPAQQQTNGSAVPAPTGAGAAASPTPTAASSAALAPVALERVFPALSFTRMTGMYEVPDGSRRFVVTEQRGIVWVFQDRPDAQSASVFLDISERVSTSGNEEGLLGLAFAPDFARSGALYLYYSARPGERRTVLSRFMASADRSRADPGSETVLLEFPQPFPNHKGGQIAFGPDGYLYVGLGDGGSANDPGNRAQNLNVLLGKILRIDVAGPGQAAPYRIPPDNPFVGRADARPEIWAYGLRNPWRFSFDPLTGDLWAGDVGQNATEEIDIIRRGQNYGWPQLEGSRCTPARGPNCNPAGTVLPVAEYPTASPNCSVTGGFVYRGGRISSLQGAYVYGDYCSGKVWALRYNGEAVTEQMEIADSNIRISSFAVDSAGNIYALAHGESVGIFRLTAR